One window of the Devosia sp. 2618 genome contains the following:
- a CDS encoding ABC transporter permease: protein MSLLTSRPVMAVFTTLILIAAWWGYVTAFNVPPFILPPPQAVFAELVRLFGTGAIWPHLGHTLGIIVAGFALGSLGGFGLGFILAKSPRIERIVAPYLLFFQTAPKIALAPLFILWFGLGLTSKIVLTVSLVFFPVMIGTILGLRSVSTNLQNFCDILKLSRWQRLRLVELPAAVPEIFAGLKVGAIQATIGAILAEWLSGGTGLGYLMVFAGTTYKAPLLFAMVLVTSALGILIYQTLALAEKWLLSWR from the coding sequence ATGAGCCTTCTCACTTCCCGCCCGGTCATGGCGGTCTTTACAACGCTGATCCTGATCGCAGCGTGGTGGGGCTATGTGACGGCGTTCAACGTACCGCCATTTATCCTTCCGCCGCCACAGGCCGTGTTTGCTGAACTGGTTCGCCTGTTCGGCACGGGCGCCATCTGGCCGCATCTGGGCCATACGCTGGGCATCATCGTTGCCGGTTTCGCGCTGGGTTCGCTCGGCGGGTTCGGCCTCGGCTTCATCCTTGCCAAGTCGCCGCGGATCGAGCGCATCGTCGCGCCGTATCTGTTGTTCTTCCAGACCGCGCCCAAGATCGCTCTGGCACCGCTGTTCATCCTGTGGTTCGGCCTTGGCCTCACCTCCAAGATCGTGCTGACCGTGTCGCTGGTGTTCTTCCCGGTTATGATCGGCACCATTCTGGGCCTGCGTTCGGTTTCGACCAATCTGCAGAACTTCTGCGATATCCTAAAGCTCAGCCGCTGGCAGCGCCTGCGTCTGGTTGAACTGCCAGCCGCCGTTCCGGAAATCTTTGCTGGCCTCAAGGTCGGCGCTATCCAGGCAACCATTGGCGCCATTCTGGCCGAGTGGCTGTCGGGTGGCACGGGCCTTGGCTATCTGATGGTTTTTGCCGGCACGACTTACAAAGCGCCGCTGCTGTTTGCCATGGTGCTGGTCACCTCGGCGCTCGGCATCCTGATCTACCAGACGCTGGCGCTGGCCGAGAAGTGGTTGCTGTCATGGCGCTAG
- a CDS encoding nucleoside phosphorylase translates to MALVDRSAAWPWQGDKPVHIPRPDVVPAGFLLPGDPARVDMAASVLEDFVIVGQNREFRMGLGRHNGVTIGVCSTGIGGASTEIVAVELAALGVRAIIRTGGMGAMAADLELGDFVIAQSAIANSACARPYAPGTENVAADPDVVRYLDEARQARGLRGRLGITATADGYYRAQGRPDHRGGDPMPAILDGLAARGADGMEMEAEIIFAVGAALNVKAGAVMAVHAHRRSDGWLEDYEETQRNVVRIGADALVRALGSN, encoded by the coding sequence ATGGCGCTAGTTGATCGTTCCGCAGCCTGGCCCTGGCAGGGCGACAAGCCCGTCCATATTCCGCGCCCTGATGTGGTGCCGGCAGGCTTCCTGCTGCCGGGCGATCCGGCGCGCGTCGATATGGCCGCCTCGGTGCTCGAAGATTTCGTCATTGTCGGACAGAACCGCGAATTCCGCATGGGTCTGGGTCGCCACAATGGCGTGACCATCGGCGTCTGCTCCACCGGCATTGGTGGTGCATCGACCGAAATCGTCGCCGTGGAACTGGCAGCCCTCGGGGTTCGCGCCATCATCCGCACCGGCGGCATGGGCGCCATGGCAGCTGATCTGGAACTGGGTGATTTCGTCATCGCACAGTCCGCCATCGCCAATAGCGCCTGCGCGCGGCCCTATGCGCCGGGCACGGAAAACGTCGCTGCCGATCCAGACGTGGTGCGCTATCTCGATGAAGCGCGTCAGGCCCGTGGCCTGCGTGGTCGTCTGGGCATCACCGCGACTGCCGATGGCTATTATCGGGCGCAGGGGCGTCCGGACCATCGCGGTGGCGATCCCATGCCAGCCATTCTCGACGGCCTTGCCGCGCGCGGTGCCGATGGCATGGAAATGGAAGCCGAAATCATCTTCGCCGTCGGCGCAGCCCTTAACGTCAAGGCTGGTGCCGTCATGGCCGTCCACGCGCATCGGCGCAGCGATGGCTGGCTCGAAGATTACGAAGAAACTCAACGCAACGTCGTTCGCATCGGCGCCGATGCCCTCGTTCGCGCTCTGGGCTCAAACTGA
- a CDS encoding ABC transporter substrate-binding protein, whose translation MNLISKLLRGAATLVAASAFAFTGAQAQDLQHVTIQIDGAAVPYYLPLYVADHYGYFKDAGLEVEFLYANAADILNNVAVGNVQFGFPNGDSVINARANGLPIKVVHTTYQQGIGATLFKTASGIKTPEDLVGKRVAVTSYGSPNYIQLQVMMAKVGKSIDDVQVEIIGTGAILDALKADQVDAIVFSMLRYYALQGEGIDVGMIRSDDYLPSKGNVIVTSESYLGENPKVVAGFIEALNKGIQHIVDGNVADEVKMSVADYTPTFAGQEELVTEIISEVFVKTLWQSADTAAHELGYGNLPAWQAAIDTAVEYEVIPAGFSAADLVVETPSSIQ comes from the coding sequence ATGAATCTGATTTCGAAGCTTTTGAGGGGCGCTGCCACGCTGGTAGCCGCATCCGCTTTCGCATTCACCGGCGCGCAGGCGCAGGATCTGCAGCACGTCACCATCCAGATCGACGGCGCTGCTGTTCCCTACTATCTGCCGCTCTATGTTGCCGATCACTACGGCTACTTCAAAGACGCTGGCCTTGAGGTCGAATTCCTCTATGCCAACGCTGCTGATATCCTCAACAACGTCGCCGTCGGCAACGTGCAGTTCGGCTTCCCCAATGGCGACTCGGTGATCAATGCCCGCGCCAACGGCCTGCCGATCAAGGTTGTGCACACCACCTACCAGCAGGGCATCGGCGCGACGCTGTTCAAGACCGCCAGCGGCATCAAGACCCCAGAAGATCTGGTCGGCAAGCGCGTTGCGGTGACCAGCTATGGTAGCCCCAACTACATCCAGCTGCAGGTCATGATGGCCAAGGTTGGCAAGAGCATCGACGACGTTCAGGTCGAAATCATCGGCACCGGCGCCATCCTCGACGCACTCAAGGCCGACCAGGTCGACGCCATCGTGTTCTCCATGCTGCGTTACTATGCGCTGCAGGGCGAAGGCATCGATGTCGGCATGATCCGTTCCGACGACTACCTGCCCAGCAAGGGCAACGTCATCGTGACTTCGGAAAGCTACCTGGGCGAAAATCCAAAGGTTGTCGCCGGCTTCATCGAAGCGCTCAACAAGGGCATCCAGCATATCGTCGACGGCAATGTCGCTGACGAGGTCAAGATGTCGGTTGCCGACTACACCCCAACCTTTGCCGGCCAGGAAGAGCTCGTCACCGAGATCATCTCGGAAGTGTTCGTCAAGACGCTGTGGCAGAGTGCCGACACCGCCGCCCACGAACTGGGCTATGGCAACCTGCCAGCATGGCAGGCCGCTATCGACACCGCCGTCGAATACGAAGTCATCCCAGCCGGTTTCTCGGCCGCTGACCTCGTCGTCGAAACGCCGTCTTCGATTCAGTAA
- a CDS encoding ABC transporter permease produces MRAIISLVIFLALWSLALVVFNVPSYLVPSPWQLLEKTWFLLTKASLLSHIPVTVFEIVAGFAIGIVLGIAAAVLFVRYPIVENLLNPLIVFVQTAPKIAIAPLLLLWLGLGVTPKIVLVAIVTFFPILSNMLSSLRSLPPQLQEFATILKLSTFQRIWRIELPQSLPMLFSGMKVGATLAVTAAVIGELMGAKAGLGYLLSLGQETSDVSLVLVSVFILSIIGYLLYLAIVIAERRMLSWHDSTNDAYQLSAEG; encoded by the coding sequence ATGCGGGCCATCATCTCACTGGTTATCTTCCTGGCGCTGTGGAGCCTGGCACTCGTTGTGTTCAACGTGCCCAGCTATCTGGTGCCGTCGCCGTGGCAATTGCTCGAAAAGACCTGGTTCCTGCTGACCAAGGCCAGCCTGCTGTCCCATATTCCGGTGACGGTGTTTGAAATTGTCGCGGGCTTCGCCATCGGCATCGTACTCGGCATTGCTGCCGCCGTGCTGTTCGTGCGCTATCCGATCGTTGAAAACCTGCTCAACCCCCTGATCGTCTTCGTGCAGACCGCCCCCAAGATCGCCATCGCGCCGCTCTTGCTGCTGTGGCTCGGGCTGGGCGTTACGCCAAAGATCGTTCTGGTGGCTATCGTCACCTTCTTCCCCATCCTGTCGAATATGCTGAGCTCGCTGCGCTCCCTGCCGCCGCAGCTGCAGGAGTTCGCCACCATCCTCAAGCTGTCGACCTTCCAGCGCATCTGGCGCATCGAGCTGCCGCAGTCGCTGCCCATGCTGTTTTCTGGCATGAAGGTTGGCGCGACGCTGGCCGTCACCGCCGCCGTGATCGGCGAACTGATGGGCGCCAAGGCCGGCCTTGGCTATCTCCTCAGCCTCGGCCAGGAAACCTCGGACGTCAGCCTCGTGCTGGTCTCGGTCTTTATCCTCTCGATCATCGGCTACCTGCTCTACCTCGCCATCGTCATCGCCGAACGCCGCATGCTCAGCTGGCACGACAGCACGAACGACGCCTATCAGCTGTCGGCTGAGGGGTAA